One genomic region from Colletotrichum lupini chromosome 7, complete sequence encodes:
- a CDS encoding S-(hydroxymethyl)glutathione synthase, protein MAPSLHPLIDNGLTKGDPNFAGGKLRCHCKSNPVEVTLGGNVAHNHACGCSKCWKPAGALFSVVGVISRDQLKVAANESKLHVVDDSAVILRNACKECGVHLFGRIEKAHPFKGLDFVHAELSDEKGWQEPQFAAFVSSIIEQGFHPKGIDEVRSKFKSVGLETYDALSPALMDLIATWTAQQSGRLPTKL, encoded by the coding sequence ATGGCCCCTTCTCTTCACCCATTGATCGACAACGGTCTCACCAAGGGAGATCCCAACTTCGCCGGTGGAAAGCTCCGTTGCCATTGCAAGAGTAACCCCGTGGAAGTCACACTCGGAGGCAACGTTGCTCACAACCACGCATGCGGATGCTCAAAGTGCTGGAAGCCCGCTGGCGCCCTTTTCTCAGTTGTCGGTGTTATTTCAAGAGACCAACTTAAGGTCGCTGCCAACGAAAGCAAGCTGCACGTTGTCGACGACTCGGCAGTCATTCTCCGGAACGCATGCAAGGAGTGCGGGGTTCACCTATTCGGACGTATCGAAAAGGCACACCCCTTCAAGGGTCTGGACTTTGTGCACGCTGAACTCTCGGATGAGAAGGGATGGCAGGAGCCCCAGTTCGCCGCCTTTGTTTCCTCAATCATTGAGCAAGGCTTCCACCCCAAGGGCATCGATGAAGTCCGCAGCAAGTTCAAGTCTGTTGGCTTGGAGACATATGACGCCTTGTCGCCTGCGTTGATGGATCTCATCGCGACTTGGACTGCACAGCAGTCCGGTCGTCTCCCGACCAAGCTTTAA